One genomic region from Croceicoccus sp. YJ47 encodes:
- the recN gene encoding DNA repair protein RecN, which produces MLTSLAIRNIVLIDALDLAFARGLGVLTGETGAGKSILLDALGLVLGNRADSGLVRAGEDKASVTATFEFEPLPPALADALDDAGVEMEPGEPLILRRQLKADGGSKAFVNGQPVGVAALRALAPSLVELHGQHDDRGLVNARGHRALLTRYADADEGAVAAAWRDWRRAEDALAAAREQADNAAAEQDLILAHLEELNALAPVEGEEEELALARADMQKGERLSGDLEELRHLWAGSDSALAQLRSAARRLDRIAPEHDLLASALAALDRCIVEGTEAEEHIARAAEALSHDPERLDATEKRLFDLRAAARKQDCTVDELPAKMTELRDRLDAIEGGEARIKALVETASATGAAYRAAAESLSACRIEAAQRLDAAVAAELAPLKLDAAKFRTGITRLEEERWGPHGMDAVEFLIATNPGAPFAPLAKIASGGELSRFILALKVALAEQGGAAVIIFDEIDRGVGGAVASAIGDRLARLASGGQLLAVTHSPQVAARGNTHYMIAKSSEGTVTRTSVVSLSDAERQEEIARMLSGAEVTPEARAQAERLLEDS; this is translated from the coding sequence ATGCTGACCTCTCTTGCCATCCGCAATATCGTGCTGATCGACGCGCTCGACCTCGCTTTTGCGCGGGGTCTGGGCGTGCTGACGGGTGAAACCGGCGCGGGCAAGTCGATCCTGCTCGACGCGCTGGGCCTCGTGCTCGGCAATCGCGCCGATAGCGGCCTTGTCCGCGCCGGCGAGGACAAGGCCAGCGTCACCGCCACGTTCGAATTCGAACCGCTGCCGCCTGCGCTCGCCGACGCGCTCGACGATGCGGGGGTGGAGATGGAGCCGGGCGAACCGCTCATCCTGCGCCGCCAATTGAAGGCCGACGGGGGCAGCAAGGCCTTCGTCAACGGACAGCCGGTCGGCGTCGCGGCGCTGCGCGCGCTGGCCCCTTCGCTCGTCGAATTGCATGGACAGCATGACGATCGCGGCCTCGTCAATGCGCGGGGGCACCGGGCGCTGCTCACCCGCTACGCCGATGCGGACGAAGGGGCGGTTGCCGCCGCGTGGCGCGACTGGCGCCGGGCGGAGGATGCGCTGGCCGCCGCGCGCGAACAGGCGGACAATGCCGCGGCGGAGCAGGATCTCATCCTCGCCCATCTCGAAGAGCTGAACGCGCTCGCCCCGGTGGAGGGGGAGGAGGAGGAGCTCGCGCTCGCCCGCGCCGACATGCAGAAGGGCGAGCGGCTTTCCGGCGATCTGGAGGAATTGCGCCATTTGTGGGCCGGTTCGGACAGCGCGCTGGCCCAATTGCGGAGCGCGGCGCGGCGGCTCGACCGGATCGCGCCGGAACATGACCTGCTGGCCTCGGCGCTCGCCGCGCTCGACCGCTGCATCGTGGAGGGGACCGAGGCGGAGGAGCATATCGCCCGCGCGGCAGAGGCGCTGTCCCACGATCCCGAACGGCTCGACGCCACGGAAAAGCGGCTATTCGACCTGCGCGCCGCCGCCCGCAAACAGGATTGCACGGTCGATGAACTCCCCGCCAAGATGACCGAATTGCGCGACCGGCTCGACGCGATCGAAGGCGGCGAGGCACGGATCAAGGCGCTCGTCGAAACCGCGTCCGCAACCGGCGCCGCCTATCGCGCCGCCGCCGAAAGCCTGAGCGCGTGCCGCATCGAGGCGGCGCAAAGGCTCGACGCCGCGGTCGCCGCCGAACTGGCGCCGCTGAAACTCGATGCGGCGAAATTCCGCACCGGCATCACCCGGCTGGAGGAGGAGCGCTGGGGTCCGCACGGGATGGATGCGGTCGAATTCCTGATCGCGACGAACCCCGGCGCGCCGTTCGCACCGCTCGCCAAGATTGCCAGCGGCGGCGAATTGTCGCGCTTCATCCTCGCCTTGAAGGTTGCACTCGCCGAACAGGGCGGGGCGGCGGTCATCATCTTTGACGAAATCGACCGCGGCGTCGGCGGCGCGGTGGCGAGCGCGATCGGCGACCGGCTCGCCCGGCTGGCGAGCGGGGGGCAATTGCTGGCCGTCACGCACAGCCCGCAGGTCGCGGCGCGCGGCAACACCCATTACATGATCGCGAAAAGCAGCGAGGGCACCGTCACCCGCACCAGCGTCGTCAGCCTGTCCGATGCGGAGCGGCAGGAGGAGATCGCCCGCATGCTGTCCGGCGCGGAAGTCACGCCCGAGGCCCGCGCCCAGGCCGAACGCCTGCTCGAGGATAGCTGA
- a CDS encoding outer membrane protein assembly factor BamD, which produces MTAPAAPRRRFRTASIVMATAAMALTSACGAGAGTKTDTAYVARDVESLYFAAKDRLDRGQIKQAAALFDEVERQHPYSPWARRAQLMSAFSYYAARDYNTAIQSAQRFLAIHPGNKDAPYAFYLIALSYYEQISDVTRDQQITGQARQALTEVVRRYPDTAYANDARLKLDLVNDHLAGKQMTIGRFYQRTGKWLASTLRFREVVDDYQTTSHTPEALYRLTESYLALGIPEEAKKAAAVLGANYPGSDWYEKAFELMQDKAPDYV; this is translated from the coding sequence ATGACCGCACCTGCCGCACCCCGCCGCCGTTTTCGCACAGCATCCATCGTGATGGCCACCGCCGCCATGGCGCTGACCTCCGCATGCGGGGCGGGCGCGGGCACGAAGACCGACACCGCCTATGTCGCGCGCGATGTCGAATCGCTCTATTTCGCGGCGAAGGACCGACTCGACCGGGGACAGATCAAGCAGGCCGCCGCCCTTTTCGACGAGGTGGAGCGCCAGCATCCCTATTCGCCGTGGGCGCGCCGGGCGCAGTTGATGAGCGCGTTTTCCTATTACGCGGCGCGCGATTACAACACCGCGATTCAATCGGCGCAGCGGTTCCTCGCCATTCACCCCGGCAACAAGGACGCGCCTTACGCGTTCTATCTCATCGCGCTGTCCTATTACGAGCAGATCAGCGACGTCACCCGCGATCAGCAGATCACCGGGCAGGCGCGGCAGGCATTGACCGAGGTCGTGCGCCGCTATCCCGACACCGCCTATGCCAATGATGCGCGGCTGAAACTCGATCTCGTCAACGATCACCTCGCGGGCAAGCAGATGACTATTGGCCGCTTTTACCAGCGGACCGGCAAATGGCTGGCCTCGACCCTGCGCTTTCGCGAAGTCGTCGACGATTACCAGACCACGAGCCACACGCCCGAGGCGCTCTATCGCCTGACCGAAAGCTATCTCGCGCTCGGCATCCCGGAGGAGGCGAAGAAGGCCGCCGCCGTGCTCGGCGCGAACTATCCCGGTTCCGACTGGTACGAAAAGGCGTTCGAGCTGATGCAGGACAAGGCGCCCGATTACGTCTGA